Proteins found in one Allorhizobium pseudoryzae genomic segment:
- a CDS encoding helix-turn-helix domain-containing protein, with amino-acid sequence MAERKIFAGPRVRRVRLSLDLTQTAMAEGLGISPSYLNLIERNQRPLTVQLLLRLASVYKVDLDQLQGEGGGAAAQLREVFADPLLAGEIPGDQELIEVAEAAPNAAVGVIKLYRAYREQAERLSDLADLLAREGHETSLSGARLPMDEVREKLEKRPFFFAKIEEAAEAFYAELSPGDDLPAALKTWLRTKHGIAVRTLPVHAMPTLRRRYDRHSMRLFLSERLSQVDRVREIAQEAALLAIGAEIAAELESLTLSSGEALRIGRFELARYAAHALMMPYGAFLAAAQRARFDLDVLASRFDVSFEQAAHRLISLGRTGSAAPPFFLMEADHAGNVIRRAGAQGYPQARFGGLCPKLGIHAAFAQPGQLLAERVEMPDGASFLTVSRTLEGPKAGFGERIRRTAILLGCDWDAVSETLYAAAAELPAARILAGTACRLCERQGCLARAEPPLTRPLGLDEMVTGLSAFDFQ; translated from the coding sequence ATGGCGGAGCGGAAGATCTTTGCGGGGCCCCGGGTGCGGCGGGTGCGCTTGAGCCTCGACCTGACCCAGACTGCGATGGCGGAAGGGCTCGGCATCTCGCCCTCCTATCTCAACCTCATTGAGCGCAACCAGCGCCCGCTGACAGTGCAACTGCTGCTGCGGCTCGCTTCGGTCTACAAGGTCGATCTCGATCAGTTGCAGGGGGAGGGCGGCGGTGCGGCGGCGCAGTTGCGGGAAGTCTTTGCCGATCCGTTGCTCGCCGGCGAAATCCCGGGCGACCAGGAACTGATCGAGGTGGCGGAGGCAGCTCCCAATGCGGCGGTCGGGGTCATCAAGCTCTACCGGGCCTACAGGGAACAGGCCGAACGGCTGTCGGATCTGGCAGACCTTCTGGCGCGCGAGGGGCACGAGACCTCGCTGTCCGGCGCCCGCCTGCCGATGGACGAGGTGCGCGAGAAGCTGGAAAAGCGGCCCTTCTTCTTCGCAAAGATCGAGGAAGCGGCGGAGGCTTTTTATGCCGAGCTCTCCCCCGGCGACGATCTGCCGGCGGCCTTGAAGACCTGGCTGAGGACGAAGCACGGGATCGCGGTGCGCACTCTGCCGGTGCATGCCATGCCGACGCTCAGGCGCCGTTACGACCGCCATTCGATGCGGCTTTTCCTGTCGGAGCGGCTGTCGCAGGTGGACCGGGTGCGCGAGATCGCCCAGGAGGCGGCACTGCTGGCGATTGGCGCGGAGATCGCGGCGGAGCTGGAATCGCTGACGCTCTCCAGCGGCGAAGCGTTGCGCATCGGCCGCTTCGAGCTCGCGCGCTATGCCGCCCATGCTTTGATGATGCCTTATGGTGCCTTCCTGGCTGCGGCCCAGCGGGCTCGCTTCGATCTCGATGTGCTCGCCTCCCGCTTCGACGTCTCCTTCGAGCAGGCGGCACATCGGTTGATCTCGCTCGGGCGCACCGGGTCTGCGGCGCCGCCGTTCTTCCTGATGGAAGCCGATCATGCCGGCAATGTCATCCGGCGGGCCGGCGCCCAGGGCTATCCCCAGGCGCGCTTTGGCGGCCTCTGTCCCAAGCTCGGCATTCATGCCGCCTTTGCCCAGCCGGGGCAGCTGCTGGCTGAACGGGTGGAGATGCCAGACGGTGCGTCCTTCCTGACAGTATCGCGCACCCTGGAGGGACCAAAGGCGGGTTTCGGCGAACGCATCCGCCGGACGGCCATCCTGCTTGGCTGTGACTGGGACGCGGTGTCGGAGACCTTATATGCCGCCGCGGCGGAGCTGCCGGCCGCCCGGATTCTGGCCGGAACCGCCTGCCGTCTCTGCGAACGGCAGGGTTGTCTTGCGCGCGCAGAACCGCCGCTCACCCGGCCACTCGGGCTCGACGAAATGGTCACGGGGCTCAGCGCCTTCGATTTCCAGTAA
- a CDS encoding SMc00767 family acetate metabolism repressor: protein MNVQTRVKERAEEQSTAMTAEQQSAIRTLANELHRLNHAVMRAVDAGVSVELVRSARHHGGEGNWGDLMIPVIVANPR from the coding sequence ATGAACGTCCAGACCCGCGTCAAGGAACGTGCCGAAGAACAGTCCACCGCCATGACCGCCGAGCAGCAGTCCGCGATCCGTACCCTTGCCAATGAGTTGCATCGGCTGAACCACGCCGTCATGCGCGCCGTCGATGCCGGCGTTTCCGTCGAGCTGGTCCGCTCGGCCCGCCACCATGGCGGCGAAGGCAACTGGGGCGACCTGATGATTCCGGTGATCGTCGCCAACCCGCGCTAA
- a CDS encoding ABC transporter ATP-binding protein — MAKSLGPVKRKFSPWTDPAATPFIRFENITKRYGDFVAVDNLTLDIYEREFFSLLGPSGCGKTTLMRMLAGFEEPTQGRILLQGKDLSGTPPYKRPTNMMFQSYALFPHMTVEKNIAFGLEQDGLPKAEIQARVEEMLRLVKLENFAKRKPAQLSGGQRQRVALSRSLAKRPKVLLLDEPLGALDRKLREETQFELMDIQHTLGLTFLIVTHDQEEAMTVSDRIAVMDKGIVMQVATPAEIYEAPNSRYVAEFIGDINILECALVENAGDCVHPGHPPVVHLESNGLRIAVEQECAAVVGDKVAFAIRPEKVRISLDQPPASGSNRAHGEVWDIGYLGDFSVFLVRLEDGRTIRAAQANVSRLVDRPITFGDMVWLSWPLDGGLVLTR, encoded by the coding sequence ATGGCAAAATCTCTGGGTCCAGTGAAACGCAAGTTTTCGCCCTGGACCGATCCCGCGGCCACCCCCTTCATCCGGTTTGAGAATATCACCAAGCGCTATGGCGATTTCGTCGCCGTCGACAATCTGACGCTCGATATCTACGAGCGGGAGTTCTTTTCGCTTCTTGGTCCTTCCGGCTGCGGCAAGACCACGCTGATGCGCATGCTGGCTGGTTTCGAAGAGCCGACGCAAGGCCGTATCCTGCTGCAGGGCAAGGATCTGTCCGGAACGCCGCCCTACAAACGACCCACCAACATGATGTTCCAGAGTTATGCGCTCTTCCCGCACATGACCGTGGAAAAGAACATTGCCTTCGGCCTGGAGCAGGACGGCCTGCCGAAGGCCGAGATCCAGGCGCGTGTCGAGGAAATGCTGCGGCTGGTGAAGCTCGAAAATTTCGCCAAGCGCAAACCGGCGCAACTCTCCGGCGGCCAGCGGCAGCGCGTGGCACTCTCCCGGTCGCTCGCCAAGCGCCCCAAGGTGCTGCTGCTCGACGAACCGCTCGGCGCGCTCGACCGCAAGCTGCGCGAAGAAACGCAGTTCGAGCTGATGGACATCCAGCACACGCTGGGGCTTACCTTCCTGATCGTCACGCATGACCAGGAAGAGGCGATGACGGTATCGGACCGCATCGCCGTGATGGACAAGGGCATCGTCATGCAGGTGGCGACGCCCGCGGAAATCTACGAGGCGCCGAATAGCCGCTACGTGGCGGAGTTCATCGGCGACATCAACATCCTCGAATGTGCGCTGGTGGAAAATGCCGGAGACTGTGTGCATCCCGGTCATCCGCCCGTGGTGCACCTCGAGAGCAACGGGCTGAGGATCGCTGTCGAGCAGGAATGTGCCGCCGTGGTGGGCGATAAGGTCGCTTTCGCCATCCGTCCGGAAAAGGTGCGCATCTCGCTCGATCAGCCGCCCGCGTCAGGCAGCAACCGTGCCCATGGAGAAGTGTGGGACATCGGCTATCTCGGTGACTTTTCGGTTTTTCTCGTTCGGCTTGAGGATGGACGCACGATCCGCGCCGCACAGGCCAATGTCTCGCGTCTCGTCGATCGGCCGATTACCTTCGGTGACATGGTCTGGCTCAGCTGGCCGCTCGATGGCGGCCTTGTGCTGACGCGGTAG
- a CDS encoding ABC transporter permease subunit produces MAETGATSQSNPWRWLVVGVPYLWLLIFFTAPFLIIFKISLSDTAIAMPPYTPTFEGFGAIGDFLSRLDVENYFFLTEDPLYINAYLSSLRMALISTGLLLLIGYPMALAMARAPTTIRPTLLMMVILPFWTSFLIRVYAWIGILKPEGLLTLLLQSIGLYGPDQQVQIFRTDYAVFIGIVYSYLPFMVLPLYSALEKMDNTLLEAASDLGCPPWKAFWKITFPLSLPGVIAGSMICFIPITGEFVIPDLLGGAETLMIGKTLWTEFFGNRDWPLASAVAVLLLLALVVPIMIFQNQQQKVG; encoded by the coding sequence ATGGCAGAGACCGGAGCCACCTCGCAAAGCAATCCCTGGCGCTGGCTCGTGGTCGGTGTGCCTTACCTCTGGCTGCTGATCTTCTTTACCGCGCCCTTCCTGATCATTTTCAAGATTTCGCTGTCTGATACGGCGATCGCCATGCCGCCCTACACGCCGACCTTCGAGGGTTTCGGCGCGATCGGCGATTTCCTCTCGCGGCTCGATGTGGAGAACTATTTTTTCCTCACGGAAGACCCCCTCTACATCAACGCCTATCTCTCATCCTTGCGCATGGCGCTGATTTCGACCGGCCTGCTGCTGTTGATCGGCTATCCGATGGCGCTTGCCATGGCGCGGGCGCCAACCACCATTCGCCCGACGCTGCTGATGATGGTGATCCTGCCGTTCTGGACCTCGTTCCTGATCCGCGTCTATGCCTGGATCGGCATCCTGAAGCCCGAAGGGCTGCTGACGCTGCTCCTGCAGAGCATCGGCCTGTATGGCCCGGACCAGCAGGTGCAGATTTTCCGCACCGATTATGCCGTCTTCATCGGCATCGTCTATTCCTACCTGCCCTTCATGGTGCTGCCGCTCTATTCGGCGCTGGAAAAGATGGACAACACGCTGCTGGAGGCGGCAAGCGACCTCGGCTGCCCGCCCTGGAAGGCGTTCTGGAAGATCACCTTTCCGCTCTCGCTGCCGGGCGTGATCGCCGGCTCGATGATCTGCTTCATCCCGATTACCGGGGAATTCGTCATCCCGGATCTTCTGGGCGGGGCTGAAACCCTGATGATCGGCAAGACGCTGTGGACGGAATTCTTCGGCAATCGTGACTGGCCGCTCGCCTCCGCCGTTGCGGTCCTGCTGCTTCTCGCGCTGGTCGTGCCGATCATGATCTTCCAGAACCAGCAGCAGAAGGTGGGGTGA
- a CDS encoding DUF378 domain-containing protein, which yields MRALNIITLLLIIVGGLNWLLVGIADFDLVAAIFGGQDSALATIVYVLVGLSALWQLVPFSRSMSVGETAAQANIGHR from the coding sequence ATGCGCGCACTCAACATCATCACCCTACTTCTCATCATCGTCGGCGGCTTGAACTGGCTGCTCGTGGGCATTGCCGACTTCGATCTCGTTGCCGCGATCTTCGGTGGTCAGGACAGCGCCCTGGCGACGATCGTCTACGTTCTCGTCGGCCTGTCGGCCCTGTGGCAGCTGGTTCCGTTCAGCCGCAGCATGTCGGTCGGCGAAACGGCAGCCCAGGCCAATATCGGCCACCGTTGA
- a CDS encoding AsmA family protein, with product MTIYRPGKNLLRIALMSGGSILLLILMFRLVAPVLVSSAMVRERMEVAVEAWLGHDVIIAEDPDLQFWPRPLITLRDITIRAEDRDNAEILGHVGALSARFSLLDALSGSPVFRDFTLTSPDLTVKLDQNNHVNWSSSGLLGQALRKAADEQPLEPEESKTVIGDVTITGGRLRLEDHQRQLLVMENIGGMLIWPTLSSSAQLKLRTDIRGQSFDLAFSSPKPLLLLGGRNASLTANLTSTLVTGTFSGTANLATYAFFSGDLQLSVPAVDGLARWAEMPIHTADRLTNLSLSAQLATMGNVLRFDKLQVRANGTEGHGVMDLMAASGDRPRRVTGTLAFDSLDLWALVTALSADQRDPDESVAAHDPITDRQLGFDVRFSAGEASLGPLSLANVAVSVLADPKRTQVEILDSDLLTGSLTAQLQMQQQAPRTKARLSIRGVNLSTLAGQMALKGPTINAPAALDLTFTTAGAITQAPGNDLSGTLKLTAQAGEIDGLSLAELRTLAAKGSYFSLEQARSGSTDFQSLQLVAKIVGGNAEIETGTLANETQSLSVTGVIPYRTQSLALSAELIDKAADKPPVNLFVGGAWPNPVLWPVMPDREGQSTP from the coding sequence ATGACGATCTACCGACCGGGCAAGAACCTCTTGAGAATCGCTCTGATGAGCGGCGGCAGCATTCTGCTGCTGATCCTGATGTTTCGCCTTGTGGCACCCGTGCTTGTTTCCTCCGCCATGGTGCGGGAGCGCATGGAAGTCGCCGTGGAGGCCTGGCTCGGGCATGATGTCATCATCGCGGAGGATCCCGACCTTCAGTTCTGGCCGCGGCCGCTGATCACCCTTCGGGACATCACCATCCGCGCCGAAGACCGTGACAATGCCGAGATCCTCGGCCATGTCGGTGCCCTGTCTGCCCGCTTCAGCCTGCTGGATGCGCTCTCCGGCTCGCCGGTCTTCCGCGATTTCACGCTCACCTCACCGGACCTTACGGTAAAGCTCGACCAGAACAATCACGTAAACTGGAGCAGCAGCGGGCTGCTGGGGCAGGCACTTCGGAAGGCGGCGGACGAACAGCCGCTCGAACCGGAGGAAAGCAAGACCGTGATCGGCGACGTCACGATCACCGGCGGGCGCCTGCGGCTCGAAGATCACCAGCGCCAGTTGCTGGTGATGGAAAACATCGGCGGCATGCTGATCTGGCCGACACTCAGTTCCTCCGCGCAGTTGAAGCTTCGCACCGATATTCGCGGCCAGTCCTTCGACCTTGCCTTTTCCTCGCCAAAGCCGCTCCTGCTGCTCGGCGGGCGCAATGCCTCGCTGACGGCGAACCTTACCTCGACACTGGTGACCGGCACCTTTTCGGGCACGGCCAATCTCGCCACCTACGCCTTCTTCTCCGGCGACCTCCAACTCAGCGTGCCGGCGGTCGATGGTCTGGCGCGCTGGGCGGAAATGCCGATCCATACCGCCGACCGGCTGACCAATCTGTCGCTGTCCGCCCAACTTGCCACCATGGGCAATGTCCTTCGGTTCGATAAATTGCAGGTCCGGGCGAACGGCACCGAGGGCCATGGTGTGATGGATCTGATGGCGGCAAGCGGAGACCGCCCGAGGCGCGTCACCGGCACGCTGGCCTTCGATAGCCTGGATCTCTGGGCGCTCGTCACGGCGCTCTCCGCCGATCAGCGCGATCCGGACGAGAGCGTGGCGGCGCACGATCCCATTACCGACCGCCAGCTTGGCTTCGACGTGCGGTTTTCCGCGGGTGAAGCTTCGCTGGGTCCGCTCTCGCTCGCCAATGTCGCGGTCAGCGTCCTTGCCGATCCGAAGCGCACACAGGTCGAGATCCTGGACAGTGACCTTCTCACCGGCTCGCTGACAGCGCAGCTGCAGATGCAGCAGCAGGCACCGCGAACCAAGGCGCGGCTTTCCATCCGTGGCGTCAACCTCTCGACCCTGGCGGGCCAGATGGCGCTGAAAGGGCCGACGATCAATGCGCCCGCCGCGCTGGATCTGACCTTCACGACGGCAGGCGCCATCACGCAGGCGCCTGGCAACGATCTGTCGGGCACGCTGAAACTGACGGCCCAGGCGGGCGAGATCGACGGGCTGTCCCTCGCGGAACTGCGCACGCTTGCCGCCAAGGGAAGTTATTTTTCCCTCGAGCAGGCGCGCAGCGGGTCGACCGATTTCCAGTCTCTCCAGTTGGTTGCCAAGATCGTGGGCGGCAATGCTGAAATCGAGACAGGCACGCTGGCCAACGAGACCCAGTCTCTCTCCGTGACCGGCGTCATTCCCTATCGCACGCAGAGCCTGGCCTTGTCCGCGGAGCTGATTGACAAGGCCGCCGACAAACCACCGGTCAACCTTTTCGTCGGGGGAGCCTGGCCGAACCCCGTTCTCTGGCCGGTCATGCCGGACCGCGAGGGCCAATCCACACCCTGA
- a CDS encoding ABC transporter permease, which translates to MKASRFDTTILTLCFAFLYIPILILVVYSFNASKLVTVWGGFSLEWYRVMWSNQGLMDAAWVTARVGVLSASIGTVLGTLAALALTRYPRFPGRMAFTGMIYAPLVMPEVITGLSLLLLFVSMNIDRGFWTVTIAHTTFTMCYVAIIVQSRLVTFDRSLEEAALDLGCPPVKTFFRITLPLIMPAIVSGWMLAFTLSLDDLVIASFTTGPGATTLPIKIYSQVRLGVTPEINAICTILIGLVTIGVIFASISTKRAEARRILDEHHATRATG; encoded by the coding sequence ATGAAAGCTTCACGCTTCGACACGACGATCCTGACGCTGTGCTTTGCCTTTCTCTATATTCCGATCCTCATCCTCGTCGTCTATTCCTTCAACGCCTCGAAGCTGGTCACCGTCTGGGGCGGCTTTTCGCTCGAATGGTACCGGGTGATGTGGTCGAACCAGGGGCTGATGGATGCGGCCTGGGTGACAGCGCGTGTCGGGGTGCTCAGTGCCTCGATCGGCACCGTGCTCGGAACGCTCGCCGCCTTGGCGCTCACCCGCTATCCGCGCTTTCCAGGACGCATGGCCTTTACCGGCATGATCTATGCGCCACTTGTCATGCCGGAAGTCATCACCGGCCTGTCGCTGCTGCTGCTGTTCGTGTCGATGAACATCGACCGCGGTTTCTGGACGGTCACCATCGCTCACACGACGTTCACGATGTGTTATGTGGCGATCATCGTGCAGTCGCGGCTCGTCACCTTCGACCGGAGCCTGGAAGAGGCGGCGCTCGATCTCGGCTGCCCGCCGGTCAAGACCTTCTTCAGGATCACCCTGCCGCTCATCATGCCCGCCATCGTCTCCGGCTGGATGCTGGCCTTCACGTTGTCGCTCGACGATCTGGTGATCGCCAGCTTCACGACCGGGCCAGGGGCGACGACACTGCCGATCAAGATCTACTCGCAGGTGCGTCTCGGGGTGACGCCGGAAATCAACGCGATCTGCACCATCCTGATCGGGCTCGTCACGATTGGCGTCATCTTCGCATCCATCTCGACGAAGCGCGCCGAAGCCCGCCGCATTCTCGACGAACACCATGCGACACGCGCCACCGGCTGA
- a CDS encoding polyamine ABC transporter substrate-binding protein codes for MKQTVLRMLALAATALVSTAALAQERVVHVYNWSDYIDESLLEEFTKETGIKVVYDVFDSNELLETKLLAGGSGYDVVVPTGPFLARQIKAGVFQKLDKSKLPNLTNLWPVVSERLAKYDPGNEYAVNYLWGTTGIGYNVDKVKAALGDVPVDSWDVLFKPENAAKLKSCGINILDASDETFAIGMNYIGKDPDSKVAADLEAGGAVYKAIRPNVKTFNASAYINDLANGDICITIGWSGDILQAKSRAEEAKNGVNVNYVIPKEGTYMWFDNLAIPADAKNVAEAHAFINFLMKPEVIAKASNYVQYANGNLASQKFIDEAVLKNPSVYPDEATLKKLFTISPYDPRAQRVINREWTAIKTGQ; via the coding sequence ATGAAACAGACCGTGCTCCGCATGCTGGCGCTTGCCGCGACAGCACTCGTATCGACAGCTGCCCTGGCCCAGGAGCGCGTCGTGCACGTCTACAACTGGTCCGACTATATCGACGAGTCCCTGCTGGAAGAGTTCACCAAGGAGACCGGCATCAAGGTCGTCTACGACGTCTTCGACAGCAACGAACTGCTGGAAACCAAGCTGCTCGCCGGCGGATCCGGTTATGATGTGGTCGTGCCGACCGGGCCCTTCCTGGCGCGCCAGATCAAGGCGGGCGTGTTCCAGAAGCTCGACAAGTCGAAGCTTCCGAACCTCACGAACCTGTGGCCGGTCGTCAGCGAACGGCTGGCGAAATACGATCCCGGCAACGAGTATGCCGTGAACTATTTGTGGGGCACGACCGGCATCGGTTACAACGTGGACAAGGTAAAGGCGGCACTGGGCGATGTTCCGGTCGATAGCTGGGACGTTCTCTTCAAACCCGAAAATGCGGCGAAGCTGAAATCCTGCGGCATCAACATTCTCGACGCCTCGGATGAGACCTTTGCGATTGGCATGAACTACATCGGCAAGGATCCCGACAGCAAGGTTGCGGCCGATCTGGAAGCGGGCGGCGCGGTCTACAAGGCGATCCGCCCCAATGTGAAGACCTTCAATGCCTCGGCCTATATCAATGACCTGGCGAATGGCGACATCTGCATCACCATCGGCTGGTCCGGCGATATCCTGCAGGCAAAGTCACGGGCCGAGGAAGCCAAGAACGGGGTGAACGTGAATTACGTCATCCCGAAGGAAGGCACCTATATGTGGTTCGACAACCTCGCCATTCCGGCCGATGCAAAGAACGTGGCCGAAGCGCATGCCTTCATCAACTTCCTGATGAAGCCGGAGGTGATCGCCAAGGCATCGAACTATGTCCAGTATGCCAACGGCAATCTCGCTTCCCAGAAGTTCATTGATGAGGCCGTTCTCAAGAACCCGTCGGTCTATCCCGACGAGGCGACGCTCAAGAAGCTCTTCACCATTTCGCCTTACGACCCGCGTGCCCAGCGCGTGATCAATCGCGAATGGACGGCCATCAAGACCGGCCAGTAA
- the aceA gene encoding isocitrate lyase — protein sequence MTDFYKLVPNAPAGRFDGIERPYTAADVQRLRGSVEIKYTLAEMGANRLWTLINEEDFVNALGALSGNQAMQMVRAGLKAIYLSGWQVAADANTASAMYPDQSLYPANAAPELAKRINRTLQRADQIETQEGKGLSVDTWFAPIVADAEAGFGGPLNAFEIMKAFIEAGAAGVHFEDQLASEKKCGHLGGKVLIPTAAHIRNLNAARLAADVMGVPTLLVARTDAEAAKLLTSDIDERDQPFVDYDKGRTAEGFYQVKNGIDPCIARAIAYAPHCDLIWMETGKPDLEQARKFAEAVHKVHPGKKLAYNCSPSFNWKKNLDDATIAKFQRELGAMGYKFQFITLAGFHQLNYGMFELARGYKERQMAAYSELQEAEFAAEINGYTATKHQREVGTGYFDAVSLAITGGQSSTTAMKESTEHEQFRPAAE from the coding sequence ATGACAGACTTTTACAAACTTGTTCCCAACGCACCGGCAGGTCGTTTCGACGGCATCGAGCGCCCCTACACGGCGGCCGACGTGCAGCGCCTGCGCGGCTCGGTCGAGATCAAGTATACGCTGGCGGAGATGGGGGCGAACCGCCTCTGGACGCTGATCAACGAAGAGGATTTCGTCAACGCGCTCGGCGCGCTCTCCGGCAACCAGGCCATGCAGATGGTTCGTGCCGGGCTGAAGGCGATCTACCTCTCCGGCTGGCAAGTTGCAGCAGACGCCAACACGGCGTCGGCCATGTATCCCGACCAGTCGCTCTATCCGGCCAATGCCGCGCCGGAGCTTGCCAAGCGCATCAACCGCACCCTGCAGCGCGCCGACCAGATCGAGACGCAGGAGGGCAAGGGCCTTTCGGTCGATACCTGGTTCGCACCGATCGTTGCCGATGCGGAAGCCGGTTTCGGCGGACCGTTGAATGCCTTCGAGATCATGAAGGCCTTCATCGAGGCCGGCGCTGCAGGCGTTCACTTCGAGGACCAGCTGGCGTCTGAAAAGAAGTGCGGCCATCTGGGCGGCAAGGTTCTTATCCCGACGGCGGCGCATATCCGCAACCTGAACGCGGCCCGGCTTGCCGCCGACGTCATGGGTGTCCCGACGCTGCTCGTCGCCCGCACCGATGCGGAAGCGGCCAAGCTCCTGACCTCCGATATCGACGAGCGGGACCAGCCCTTCGTCGATTACGACAAGGGTCGGACGGCGGAGGGCTTCTACCAGGTGAAGAACGGCATCGACCCGTGCATCGCACGCGCCATCGCCTATGCACCGCATTGCGATCTGATCTGGATGGAAACCGGCAAGCCGGATCTGGAACAGGCCCGCAAGTTCGCCGAGGCCGTGCACAAGGTGCATCCGGGCAAGAAGCTCGCCTATAACTGCTCGCCCTCGTTCAACTGGAAGAAGAACCTGGACGATGCGACGATCGCCAAGTTCCAGCGCGAACTGGGTGCGATGGGCTACAAATTCCAGTTCATCACGCTCGCCGGCTTCCACCAGTTGAACTACGGCATGTTCGAGCTGGCCCGTGGCTACAAGGAGCGCCAGATGGCCGCTTACTCGGAGCTGCAGGAAGCCGAATTCGCCGCCGAGATCAACGGCTACACGGCGACCAAGCACCAGCGCGAAGTCGGCACCGGTTACTTCGATGCCGTGTCGCTCGCCATCACCGGCGGCCAGTCATCGACGACCGCGATGAAGGAATCCACCGAGCACGAACAGTTCCGCCCTGCGGCTGAGTAA